ggggcggcggggcgcccGGTACGGTGAGCCCAGCaacggggcgcgggcgggcgcgcaGGGACGCCGGGTCCTCGCGGAGCACGgccggggcgcggcggcggcggcggcgggagcgcaGGGACCGCTCCATCACTGGCAGCCATGGAGCCCGAGCATTTTCCTCCCTCGGGGCAGGCGCCTCGGCTCGGCACGCGTCCTCGGGGAGGAAGGGGCCGGCGCCCGGGCCtccccggggggcggcggcgggctgCGAGCCGCTCGGCTCCTCGTCCTCGTCCccgtcctcgtcctcgtcctcgcgggCGGCTCCTTCCTCGGCGGCGCTGGGGGCCAGACGGGCTGGTGCAAGCGACTGCAGCCGACGCCGTTCAAAGGAACGGGAGGTGGGGTTGGCCGGTGTCGGCGAGTGGGTGGGTgcggagggcgggcgggcggggagggggccgtgGTGGTTGTTACTAGTGCTCTCCTCCGGCTCCGCCGCGTCCCCCAGTCTCTCGCGGCAGCGGGAGAGGAGGGACCAGCG
This DNA window, taken from Canis lupus baileyi chromosome 17, mCanLup2.hap1, whole genome shotgun sequence, encodes the following:
- the LOC140608259 gene encoding uncharacterized protein, translating into MAVTTALHKRQPLSRRRWGLARSAELGAQERGGGGVGAPLPSLPLPSPLSAASAPPPAFGNFRRSARPEAPPPPPPPDPAFCLRRRGACADAIFLRLLRLPPPPPPCRRRRRLLLLSPAVAPPPPRPPPPPALGRWSLLSRCRERLGDAAEPEESTSNNHHGPLPARPPSAPTHSPTPANPTSRSFERRRLQSLAPARLAPSAAEEGAAREDEDEDGDEDEEPSGSQPAAAPRGGPGAGPFLPEDACRAEAPAPREENARAPWLPVMERSLRSRRRRRRAPAVLREDPASLRARPRPVAGLTVPGAPPPRSEPRRPGPGRGQRLLTEQPPRAQGV